AAGCAAGTTGCCAATGCTTTAAAACTAAACGGCTGGCAAATCGCTTGCCATAGTTATAGCCATTCTAATAAGTTCAAAAACGGCTCAATCAGTGTTCAAAGTTTTACTAATGACCTAAAAAAATGGAAAAATATTATAGAACCTATCACAGGCAAAACTAATATCTACATACCGCCTTTCGGAACACACTTTTTACCCTCTGACAGACGGCTGAAAGTATTAAAAGAAAATGGTTTTAATATCTTCTGTCCTGTAAGCAAAAATATGTCTATAAGTTATCAAAATAATATGTTGATAAGTGAACGTCTTAATTTTGACGGATTTACAATGATAAAATATCCGCAAAGAATTAAAAAGCACTTTTTTAACCCAGTCGCGATTATAGACCCTCAACGACCAAAAATGAAATAAATTAAAAATCCTAAAAACCGCCCAAGATAAACTTATAGGCAGTTAAAATATAGAAAGGCAAAAAACATCATAAAAAAATCTTATTTGGGAGTTTATAGACTTTAGATCCTTTATCTTAAGTTTTTTTCTAATCTTAAGATTCTTTTGACTAACATCACATTGATTTTTTTCAATTAATTCTTTTGTTTTTTAGCAGCCTGTTTTCTGCTTTCTTTTGTTTTAAATTTTTCCTTATATGTTTTTTGCCATTTCCGATATTCAAACATTATTAATTGATATCATATAAATTAATATCTTCTTTTTTCACAAGCTCAATATTCTTAGGCAATGTAATATCGCTTATAACTTTTCCATGTTCTTCCATGCGATGAGAACCAATAATTTCACCGTAAGGAGTAGATAGATTCCCTTTGCCCATTTAAGACCGCACAAATCAGGTATGATTGCAACCTTCTTACAACCTTCCTCTAAAATATGGATTCCAAGCACTGTATAAAATACCTTTTAACTCATTTTTCAAAACAGTAAATTACATATGATACGGATTGGTGCATTCGCTGACTTTTCTGGTAACCATTGATTTATCCCATTATATAAATTATTTACCGCAGTAAATTTTTTTTAATTCATCATACAATATTTTTTTACTTTGTCAATTAATTTTTGATGCAAAACTTTAGTTGTTTTTACTATATCTTATTCAACAAAAAATAAATAATCATATGTAAGTCATTATTTAATGTTACTAATATTTTTTTAATTTTGATATTGACTATATAAAAGACAAATGATATTTTAAATATATAGTGTTGGGGAGGATATAAATGAAAAAACACCTTTCTTTTTTTCTTTCTATTCTGATTTTAATATGCTTAATATCTATTAATTTTTTAGG
The DNA window shown above is from Clostridia bacterium and carries:
- a CDS encoding polysaccharide deacetylase family protein, with translation KQVANALKLNGWQIACHSYSHSNKFKNGSISVQSFTNDLKKWKNIIEPITGKTNIYIPPFGTHFLPSDRRLKVLKENGFNIFCPVSKNMSISYQNNMLISERLNFDGFTMIKYPQRIKKHFFNPVAIIDPQRPKMK